TGGATAAATCAAAGCGAAGGTGTCGACTTTACCAAAACGGAGGGTAAAGTTTCAGTTGTACTGATCATGTAAGCACAACATGGGGAACACAATGTTCGACACAAACAGGGCAACATAAAATAAGCCTTTTCTCCAATTTACAAATAATTTACTGCatgaataataaacaatatCTTATATACACAATCTTTCTATGAATAGatagcaactttttttttggtaaagGACTCCCAAAACCACACGAATGTACTTCAGGGTTGAAACTAATGGGAACGTGAAGTAACATAACATGAACATTACATAATACTAAAGCCTGTTGACAGGTGTTTGGGGGGTACTACTGCATAAAAGGTTGTATAGATCCTTATGTGGCCTTTGAGTGAGCAgcacaaaatcaaaaaaaattGAAGGGGAAGAATATTAGTGCTCTtaattttaagaaaaaataaaaaatgtaaaagcacaaaaaagatggaaataaatgtATGTGTGACGAATCTCTTTGTAGgcttttttcttaattgtaAATATTATATTCAATCAGTTTCGTAATCTGAAATGCACGCTGGAAATGACCACATTTTAGGAAGAGGGTAATATAAAGACATTGATAAACATGAGAAAAGGCATAAAATAGAGAACAAATAGTTCATCcaaattgaacattttaagaaaaaataagtcggtctgtatttttttttttttttgaaaagagAAACTAAATGTTACAAGCTACAGACGCATTAACTCACAGCAGCCAGCGCTGTGAAAATCCACTATCATCTAAGGTTACATGACATTAACTGACATTCAGACACTGCCAGTACCATCACCTGATGATCAAGATGGATTAGGATTCACATATGAGATTTCATATATTTACCAAGGGTATAAAATATCCCAAAATAGTGTATCTAAACAATGGCTATTATTAATGTGAGGAGGATATAAATCAGGTTATCTGttaagaaaattaaaaatgatccTGGTGGGCTTTAGACCAAATCACCTCCTCTGAATCTCTGTATCAGAGGATGGAGTTGTCCAACAGAGTATGCTGTTCAATATTTTGTTACAGCAGTTCCTGCATCATAATTTGCAGCCAGATCCAAGGCTTGTGACTGGTCACGGCTGCTCCTTGCTAAGAGGTGCATGTGCACTATATCATATAACCACAGTCGGATGCCAGGCTTTCCCCCTTTGTAAGAAAAACACTGGTGCCTCGGTTGGTACCAATGCAATCCTTTGGAGTTTTAACTGGAGTCAATGGAGACTGTTTGCTACAGCTCCCTGCTGGTCCACAAAGGGAAGTGCAGCCATTGGCCCAACCACCCTTTTCTGCTAGTTAACAGGGGTAATTATATCATTGACAAGCCAAGTGTGTATTGTGCAAGCTCTCATTTGTCAGGGAGAATGGTTGCAGCAGCATGTCAACACCAGTTACATAAGAGTTGGCAGATCTAACAGAATGCAGCTCTATGGGTGCCAAACTGtatttaaaaacactttaataGTGTGTCACCTGATTTACAGAATTATGTAGATATATACAGCAGTTATTACgttttaaaggtgcagtgtgtagAACTTGGGGGGATCTATTGAGAAAGATGTCAAACAATATTCATCGTTAGGTTTTCATTAGTTTCTAATcaactgaaaataagaattgttgtatttttgttatcTGAGAATCAGTTCTGTATATCGACAGAGGGGTCAAACCCCCAGTTCACCATGCTGCCAATGTTTCCACATCAGGCCAGAATGgacaaaaccaaacactggctgtaGACAGAGCGTTtggtgtgtttcatgttttgtgcaGCCTCTGTAGGGGAGggttcagttggttgcaatctgcaacctcaccactagatgccactaaaccCTACACTCTGGACCTGTAACCTGGACCTGGCACCCCGATGAAAGCTGTGCACATAGCCTTACTGCCAGCGATGTAACCCAGACACTGTCCAAAGAAGTAACTGCAACCCGTcatgaagagaaacaaatatCATGGTTTCCCACTATCTCTGAACCTccctgaaacacagacatgtttcGTGTCTCCAACATGAGCCCTCCGCCCTCAGACAGCCAAGCAGTGATGAGCAGCTGAAGCTCAAGGCCAAGCACAAGAGGGTAACAAGCTtattacaaaatgaaataatgaacatGTCAATTATGGCTTCAGAAATCTTGTTGTTCTACACAGTAGTTAAGGGGGAATGTCACAAGCAAATCATTACTTTGCCCAAAAGGGAGTATTACCAGTGACAGATTGGGAGTTGTCCGAtcaaaaatacacagacagactggcGTCAGGGTGGGTTGAGATGTACGCAGCATGTTCTAATGCTTCCTACAAATCTCCATCGTCCTCTTCCTTGGCATTGATCGCATAGTGCAGGAAAGCCTCCTTTTCAGGAGACATGGTCTCCAATTCCTGATCATGCTTGAAGCCGTTCATCTCTGTGTCTGGAGATGAGCGGGCCAAAGCTGCCTCAGCGCTGTGATGAATGCCATAGGTGAAGTAGATCACCAAACCTGAGAAAGCCAAGCAAGACACATAGGTGTAATACACTCCATAAACTTAAATTAGGCATTATGCAATTATGCAACAAGTCTGAGAGAAGTGTATCAGTAGAAAAATCAACTATCCTTTAGTCCAGCTGTTCTCAAACTACTGGGGCAGGCTTCTCTGTGGGGGCGTGGAGGAGCAGGGGACAAATATGGCGTGAAACCAAGTAGAATGATTTATGTtgggaaaataaaaatgctggAACTATCGTGCTGACCTTCATTTCACTAACATTCAGCTTGGCTCCTTTCTGATTAGTTGCTTCCTCTACCATCATTAATGACTGATAAACACTGTGGGGTGAACTTTATTTGGCATGCCAGAAAAAGTCTGAGAATGACTGTTTCAGCCAGAGACACTCAAGTGCCGGTGTCAAGTCAAAAGACTGTTTTCCTTTAAGGGATCATTGCAATTACGGTAACCAGTAAGTCAGTGTAAGCCTTGGACCTGAACTGTttctgatgatggtgatggcgACTACCTACCTATAACCATCCAGACAGAGAATCGTATCCATGTGCCTCTGTCCAGCTGCATCATAAGGTAAACATTGACGAACATGCTGATCACTGGAATGAAGGGGAGCAGTGGAACCTAAAGAGTCAAATATCATAGAAAGAAAACTTGTGTTAAGACACAGCAATCATTGAGCGCAAGGGCCAGAGGTGGTGTTGAAAAACATCCTAAAGCAACTGCTTTTAATCTATACTATTCTACATAGAGTGAGTGTCTGGAATCAAACCTTGAAGGAAAGTTTTGTCTTGCTCTCAGGCTGTCTCCAGATGACAAAGGTAAGAAGGAGACACACCATGAAGATGACACTGAGGGCTATGACGTTCCACACAGCCGTGCCTCCCTGCACTGCCAGTATACTGAACACCAATATCAACGTTCCTGCAGAAGCACataatgtttttatgttatttcaTGTGGAAATCTGCATGTGGaaatcacaaacacatcagctctCACAATTTATATTTATTCCATGCTCTTTTATTTAAGCAAGCCTGGCAGGATCACCTACCCATGGCAGAGGCACAGATGTTGACCGTGAAACCTGACAGAGTGGATGGCTCAGGGTTGTCTGGGAACAGGAGGGTCTTAAAGCTGAACCTCTCCTCTATACCAGGCAGGATACCCATACTGGGGACACTGATGCCGTCGCTCAGCTCTGAATCTTCCTGGGTATTCGCCATCTGATACACCAGACTGGGCTGCTCGGGCTGGTACCTGGCACAATTCAACAAAAGCACTGAGCTGCTTTACCAGTGGAACTTTACTAAGTCAGTTAAAATCTGTCTGGTAGAATAAAATTTATAGAGTATGAAACTTCTTTCAACATGAATGCCGAGCTAAGGCTCACTGCTTGAACATGTGTGGCAGCAGGAAGGTGGTGCTCGAACTGTTAAGTGTTTCAGCCTCAAGCTGCATCAATATGGAAATTACTCTGCTTCTCCAGCTGCTTGCCAGTGTGATTTCCTTGCATTCATGCATGAAGTTTCAACAATTcctgaaaaaatgtgaacatggGTGTCCCTGGTTAAACTCTATATACCTTACCTGAGCACCAGCACACAGGCAGCCACCAGTGTGTAGGCCAGCAGCGTCCCTATTGACATCAGGTCCACCAGGTCCTTCAGGTCGAACAGGAATGCCATGATAGCTTCGAAGAGCAAGGGAGAGTTGGAGCCgccgttagcatttagctcagggcagcactgtgctgtacagcctcacagagctgttagcctGGCTGTAGACTTCATGTGTGTAggtcacaaacatgtttgtcataGGCGTGAAATCAAAAGCTCACAGCAAGCGTATTAGTACCTGCTATGACACAATCCAAGTAGAAATTACAGTTACGAATGTTTTGAAAAATCCGTTTAAATAATCACAAGTCATGATTATTGAGTCAgtctttctctgctgcatttTGGGCTCCTATTAGCATTCAATAAAGAGGTCAAAGCTGATCATGCAGGTTATactttttttcttgattttcacATCATCTCAttcactcttcctcctcacactATGGCCAGCCCTCTTAACTCCtgtctttccttccctctcctctaaAGCAGGCCTCTATTTTCCTTTCCCCTCCTTATTTCACATTCCCTGTTCATCTTACCGGACATAACTCCAGCACTTATAGTGGATGTAATGGGGGATTTCCTCTCGCTGACGCGGGCCAGGAAGGAGAAGAGCAGCCCATCCCGAGCCATGGCAAAGATGATACGTGGTAGGGGAAACATGGAACCCAACAGActgggagaggggggaggggggtgacaGTTGTAGGTGAAGAGTAGAGGaacaagaggaaatgaagaatTGAAAGAGGTCGGTAGGTCAGAAAGTGGAAGAATTAGCAAAAGGAAGCAAACATGGTAGGCAAGATAGGAGCTGCAGATTTGGGGCAGGAGAACGTGTAACGGGACACAAGACTGGCCACACTGTAGAGCAGCAGGGGCATGATGTCAAATCAAAGATATTCTGATGCCAGCATGCAAAGTTTCGTCCCCTTAGATAGCATGATGCTGCACATGCGGTTACTCTCTGCTACAATGTAAAAATCGTAGTTTTCATACCAAAATTATTCGGTGTTTACATTCCTTCTAACACTACCATGATGCAGGTAGGCAATTTCCATTAAGTCTCATaaagttgattaaaaaaaaatctagtcACTGATCGCTGTTAGAGGAATGCCACCTACACAGAGACCTGGCCATGTAAGACAGGATTAGAGACAGTTAGTGATGCCTTTTCATGCTGGAGTGCTGATTTCTGGCAGGTTTCCTCAAAACACAGTGCAAATTGAATTTACAACTGGCAGGCCAGAGCAGCCTGGCAGCATAAAAAGAAGCCTTCGTGACCATGAATGCTGTTTTGAAACATGCGTGTTAGTGTCTCACCTGACCCTATGCCAGAGGTGAGGGTTGCAGTTAGTGGGGTTTTCGTGCGGGGGCTGATCCCGGCCATAAACTTGAAAAGCAGCCCGTCGTCAGCCATAGCCCAGATCACACGGGGCATAGGGAACATAGCACCCAGCAGGCTACCGGGGGGGGGAAGACCAGGATATATAGTATCCACACTTACACCCACAAGaatgcagtgaaacacacatgaacagagaCACCAGCTCACATATACAAGCAGTATCTTACAatatacatacatttaaataaagtGTGTATGTACAATAATATCACCATATAAAAACCAAATACGAATTTAAAATGGAGCTTGTGGTGGCCTTGGCGACATGAGTTAGCGTTACATAATCACTTACATGCACTGATGGTACAATATTCTCTTAGCCgtgctcttatttttagttAAGGGATCAAGTGCCTTCCGAAGTTAAATATACActcatgctaacacacacagaaatatctACATGTGTGAGTCTGCATGTTTAGCTGAGATAGAGAACTATAGTACATGAGCATGCATTTATAACTGATGGCAGACTAACGCAGCTGTGTGGAACTGCTTACCTAGTAGACAGAGCACAAAGAGAGCCTACAGCTACAGCATATTTGGCTCCTCCCCAGCCAACATATCTAAAGGCTACAGGCAGAGGGCTTTTGTTGTCCAGCAGGTAGTATGGCATCATCAGGGTGAGGGCAGCCGAAACACCAAAGTACGCTACAAAGCAGATGAGCAGCGAGGACACGATGCCAATAGGGATGGCTCTCTGGGGATTCTTCACCTCTTCACCTAGGGTGTAAACGGTGAGGGGGGCACAGTTAAAGGGACAAAAAATACAACGCAACGCCCATTGCAGTGCCACAAATACCAACTATTGAATGGAAGACAATGCAGAAATGCATTTCatctgtcagacaaaacaattaACTGCAATAAACTGCTGTATTAAGTTAAAAAAAGCATACTTTCAAGTCAAGAGTGGATTCTGCTCCTGAATGTACTCTGATATTAACTTATCAGAGAGTAGACATTCAGCACTGAGTGTAATAACACCACTTAAAGACATACAGTTCACACATTCTATTGGACAGGAGCCAGATAAGCTGGGTTACcatcatactgtacattttgttcagtgtcacagatCAGAAAAACTGCTTCGGTTACACTGAGAACTACTTTctaataatgacattttatttaaagtaACTGAATTGTACACTCAGTTGTCAACTGAGCCTGTAAATAGTTTGATTGGAACAGGGCATTCAAATTTGGAGGCTATCGTTTCATCAAGTCATTTGTGCAACCGTTAATACATCAGCCTAACAGCCCCATTAATTGCTCTACCACTGTGTGTTGGTCACTAACTATTCACAATTTAATGCAAGATTTGGGCAGATTCTGAATTGTACACGATATTCAATCT
Above is a window of Chaetodon auriga isolate fChaAug3 chromosome 15, fChaAug3.hap1, whole genome shotgun sequence DNA encoding:
- the slc7a1a gene encoding high affinity cationic amino acid transporter 1, producing the protein MALEKLLGFGKQLLRVKVVDCNTEDSRLSRCLNTFDLVALGVGSTLGAGVYVLAGAVARENSGPAIVLSFLIAALASVLAGLCYAEFGARVPKTGSAYLYSYVTVGELWAFITGWNLILSYIIGTSSVARAWSATFDELIGKRIEQFCREYMAMKAPGVLAEYPDMFAVLIIITLTGLLAFGVKESAMVNKVFTCINILVLLFMVVSGLVKGTLKNWQLDPEEILHANYTSNSSLNLTDILPDKESLGVGGFMPFGFTGVLSGAATCFYAFVGFDCIATTGEEVKNPQRAIPIGIVSSLLICFVAYFGVSAALTLMMPYYLLDNKSPLPVAFRYVGWGGAKYAVAVGSLCALSTSLLGAMFPMPRVIWAMADDGLLFKFMAGISPRTKTPLTATLTSGIGSAIMAFLFDLKDLVDLMSIGTLLAYTLVAACVLVLRYQPEQPSLVYQMANTQEDSELSDGISVPSMGILPGIEERFSFKTLLFPDNPEPSTLSGFTVNICASAMGTLILVFSILAVQGGTAVWNVIALSVIFMVCLLLTFVIWRQPESKTKLSFKVPLLPFIPVISMFVNVYLMMQLDRGTWIRFSVWMVIGLVIYFTYGIHHSAEAALARSSPDTEMNGFKHDQELETMSPEKEAFLHYAINAKEEDDGDL